aaaaactaggtcaccaggtcaaatcaaaggaaaagcttgttaacaccctagaggccatatttatgaccctatcttcttgaaacttggtcagaatgtttatcttgatgattcctaggtcaagttcaaaaatgggtcatatggggtcaaactCTAGGTCAactgttcaaatcaaaggaaaagcttgttaacactcctgaggccacatttatgaccctatcttcatgaaacttggtcagaatgtttatcttgatgattccaaggccaagtttaacaggtgagcgagtcatcttgaccctcttgtataAATAAGCATAGCATTGAGGCAAGAGTTGAAAAActgtttattgttcatttttcagtGGCATCTGCACCTTTGACGGTTGCTCAGCTGAAATCACCTCCCCTGTCTCAACCCCTTCCAGTTGTTACTATGGCGACTACACAGCTGACAGCTCAACCATCAATGGTTGTCAAGGATGGAATTGTGTCGTCGACAAAGCTTATCACCAGTGCAGTGGGGACAGGTGCAAGTAAAGTTGTAAGCGCAACGAGTGGAGTACCTACAATGAGTATTCCATATTACATGGCATCTTTGCAAAAGATCGCACATCCTGTTTTGGTGACATCATTAATGGCCCCTGCGGTTGGACTACAATCGACCTCGGCAACTGTTCCATCAACGTCACTTATACCAACAATATCTTCAGGCACACCGGCCTTGCCTgtaaaaactgtttcaaaacCAGAAACCATCACGTCATTGACATTAGGAAATAATAACATTAGGACATTGAATAATTTACCAACTATTGCACTTGTATCTACGGCAAAGTCTGAAACTTTGCCTGCAACAACTGTTGCGACATCATTACAGTCAGCATCAATTCCAATTAGACCAATATTTGCTCCAAATATATTGCCAGGACAGCAGCTTGCTTGGCCATTTGTGACAATTCCAAGGTCCAACGTGCTTGTTTCATCAACACCTGTTCCATCCCAAGCTGCAACAGTTGTTGCCACGTCAACAAGTCAGGTGACCTCGCATCCTCTCGTTTCATTGGCTCAGTTAAATCAGCTGACACAGATGATGACCCCAATGACAGTGATGTCACCTGGGATTCAGATGGCTCCATCGGCACTAACTCAAGCGCAGTTAAATTCTATGTTTACATCGCCACTATTGAAACAATTCCCACTTGGTATCCCATCATCCTTACTTCAGTCTGGGCAGGTTCTCGGACAACAAGTTTTAAAACCAGTTGTTGTTGTGACAGTGCCAAATGTCATGTCCCAATCATCGGCAACGTTGCCTAGCAACACAGCATTGGTAACATCCTCATTGTGATATTATTAACTAGTCTCTAAACCAAAGGGAAaagcaaatttgaaatttgagcTAATCTCTTACTAATGGAAAGGCAATACCGGAATGTTCAAATTCTCAAACATAATTGTTTTCAATAAGTCaaattcataaataaaatctgaatagatccttcggaagcaccgagaacaaggcagacagtgaaaattgcagactcggtttgattataTTGGAACTTTTTGTATGTGAAGGAATtctcatatgagccgtgccatgagaaaaccaacatagtgggtatgcgaccagcatggatccagaccagcctgcgcatccgcgcagtctggtcaggctccatgctgttcgcttttaaagcctattggaattggagaaactattagcgaacagcatggatcctgaccaggctgcgcggatgcgcaggctggtctggatccatgctggtcgcatacccactatgttggttttcccatggcacggctcatatacatttaTGGATGTAGGGTCATAGAATTTTATTCATATTGAGCTGTCGTTACATGGGAAAATAAGTAAAAAGTAGTACAGTACTgggaaatcattaatattcgttggggactaattttcgtggttgagtcaatctatgaaatttaatcccaatgaacaagtaaaattcacttttattttatgttcaaaagttgaaatccatgaattcatatccccatgaaattgctgttttgaccaaagccatgaaattaaatgattttacagtattgctATTATAGCTGCCCAACAGCTGTTGCAAGGCTATtggttttatttcttaatttcttaATTTTGTGTCAGATAAGGAGGGCGTGGCTTGTGGTCATTGGTTATAAGTATTGCTTAACCAGATATATTCAGcttaatattttttatgagtttttCCCATTTTTGATGTTGGTAAAGTTTTATGCTGATAAACATACCACAGTAAGAGAAATGATGTTTCAGTTTTGCTTTACTCTCACTGTTGTGTGTATGGTATTAAATTTATGTGAACTtttaactgtaaaaatatttcagtagaAGGTAGCAATTTAgataattatttgtttaaaatgttttgtattataaGTGGCAATATAATTGTCAGTTAATGTTCTGTTATATTTATGCACTAGATGTCATACTGGCTTCTAAATTGATTTGTTATTGATGACATTTCTTTTATGTGATAAATGAATTATTGTCATAATTGATGGATGTTTGAGTGACATAATTATGGTGgataaaatgttttcagttttacaaaGTGAATATTAAGTTGTTGAGGTTAATCAACATGCATTCAGCATAAATTATCTTTTGTAGgttttaaacttgaaataagTGAATTTTGTATGGATAATCTGATATTTTTGAGaagatgtaattttaataaattttgctttttttctgtgtttaaaCAATAAACTAAGACTACATGTAGATATACCGGAGTTTGAGACAAGTAACACATTAAAATAAGAAAGAAGTAGGTACATAAGCATAGCATAGAGGCAATGATTTAGGAATAAATATCTCATGCACAATTCTAGACCAAAGTGTgcgcccgcctgcttagctcaatagggagagtgccaATCTGCGGattgcagggtcgtgagttcgatctttgggcggggcgtatgttctccatgacgatttgataacagacccaaatcattcgtcctccacctctgattcatgtggggaagtttgcagttacttgcggagaacaggtgaATACTGGtgtagaatccaggaacactagttaggttaacttgccaccgttacataactgaaatactgttgaaaaaaacagcattaaacaaaaaaaaaaaaaaaaacctagacCAAAGTAAAACTTGCTATTTACATACCATTCATTAATCATTTAGCATATAGGTGTAACCAGACAAAATTTATTCTCGTAAACTATCTTTCGAAAGAACTCATTCAACATAattacttgaatgaagttttagATATTAAAATATCTTGCCATTAATTTATCTCACAGCTATGGTATATTGTATTGAATTTTAAATGTCAAGAATCAAACCAGATGTGATGAACTGAAAGGAAGTATGGATGTCTATCATTTCAGTTATGTCTGGAGTTCCATGTATTTTTGCTGCACATGTTTGGTGCTCATATTTGTTTAGTTGTTGCATTCATTACAGTGTTTATGCATGCATaccattttaatgtataaaagggAAAGAGTCTACTTGACAAAATCACCCAAAGTAAGAAACAAGATGAAGatatatttccttttattttatccaaaaaaaaatctgtagatGTAATTTTTAAAAGACCATCCAGTTCACTGCTTTAAGATTTTTGCGccgcccccccaaaaaaaagaaataaattgggGAAGGTGGGGGAGCACATGGTTGCCCTTGTCTGATCGCctgaatttgtgtcatgcatatcacaaaaagtatttgacctattATTAAACCTCATAGGATTGTTACTCAGcatttaaagtgttttatttgGGATCTCACATAATCAGACAAGAGTTACtacccttgacttagtaaaaaatacacataacaGGGCACGAGTTTGACCTAGAtttatgaaacataataggaatgttattcaacatgtgaagttttatacCTAGGGTTTTGTTCGGGACTTTTATCGGTCAgaccagagtgatggcccttgaTTAAGTCAAAgagcatacaagtttgtgtccaatgtatctgaaaaagtatttgacctggagtcattacacattagaggattgttatatagcttGTTTAGTTGTGCAGCAGGTGTATTGTATGGGACTTCACCCGggcagaccagagttatggtcctttgctTATTGAAAAATACTCATTAAGTGCTTAAAAGCTTGTGCTGcataaatgagatgtggaaccaaaatgtgtagtcctgtttggtgccgtataacctatactgtgttggtgtgccataaaacccaaataaataaattctttaaaatatttcacctagagttcATAAATCATGTACTGTGACAGGAAGGTGGGGGGCACCTGTGACCTGTGGACATGCACCTATCTTTATATACGTTCTTCTTGGGGGTGGGGGAtttatgacctttttgtgtcagTTCACTGTAAATCCAACACACCGAGTCtcacagatttttaaaaaaaatttcatgtattccttattcatttttcaaaacaaacatgtatctGTATAAAATCAGTCCCCATGGAATACAGCACTAACTGCATAATGACATTAGATATCTTCAAAATATACTTTTGCATGATGGTTTTATTTTACACAACTCCAAATGGTATGCTGTACATGATATCCCACACCTTAGATAGATGTTTTGTTGGGATAGTGCTTTGATACTTGCACAACTTGCGTGTTTGCTGAACGTGATCTGTGGTGTCCAACACATAGCTTAGATAAATGTTTTGAAGTAGATATTGTCCCTGAAATCGTATTTGCAAGAACCTTGATTTAAATGTTATATTGAGGCATTTTTGcctttatttgattgtttttgtgGACCTTTCTTTTCACAGTGTGGGGAATCACACGATCAAAATAGCATATTAAaccaaagttttattttgaataacATGAATAAATCTCCTACtgtgataagatatgaaattcaaacatagcctaacatatgactaatgaacatttttaaataattatgtagcCTAACAATGATGATAGatttcctgtaattacaaacactaaggaataTAAGATGTCTCAGTTctttgaagtgttccagataatcagaaggcgatcgtgattgaaatctatgtagttttatgatacatctatgttgccatgatgataggctatattttagatttaggGCAAAACTTGCTTCAAAATTATCTCATAATTATTATTgacaaatttattttgttttagagattattttgatcatgtgattccccacagtgttttcagtattttatctttttagatAAAGGAGTCATTTCCATATTGTTGCTTTAGAATAATTGTTGCGTAATGGAAGTTTTACGCTGTACCAGGTATATTAATTAGCTGCCACAGGGACAGATTTTGAAATTGGAAACCCATTTTTGCCACTATTTCTGAAGTTTCCGaagattttgatattgttaagaTACAGATTTTAGTACAGATCCATATCCTTTACAAACTGTTTTTCGTTGGagattgatttttatttattttttgttcaaatcAGTTTTTAATTAGAGATAATTGCCCTACCAGTTACCTTATAAAAAGTTGCTTTTTCATGTATCTAGGGTATATTGTAACAAGTGTCGGTCAgcttactgtaaaagcacaaaattttgctgggtcaaaatttcgcaaatttgaaattttcagtatGTTCGTAatgtttaatattcgcgaaatgaTATCAtagttgaatttgaattatactaatggtgaatatttatgcgagaATTAATTTTCACGAGATGTAGAGCCTcgtgaatatagcaaaaattaaaccctcgcgaaaactcctgcttttacagtattttgaatTCGGGTTCAGTTTGAACACTGTTTGAACTGTCTAAATTTATTCACCAATACTTCTTATTAAGTCACTCATTCTGTTGTTAACATGTTCTgtgtaattatttattataacaatagAAGCAGTTGTAGTGCTATTTCAATCATAGTGCaatgattaaaaaaaagaaaatttaaaacatacgGATGTGTTTGTTGTGGCTTTGAGCTCCCACTGTGCCTTATGTGGAAAGAATTGGAAGCACGTCTTACCCCGAGCATGATCATAATAGGCGACAAatagggtctaaacatttgttagctcacctgagcaatgctcaggtgagtttttctgatctcTCGATGTCTGGCgactgtcgtctgtctgtcaacatttagcttgtgtatgcgatagaggctgtatttttcagttaatcttcatgaatattgttcagaatgataaccttgatgaaatctaggctgagttcgaaaatgggtcatctcgggtcaaaaactaggtcactaggtcaaatcaaagaaaaaccttgtgtatgcgatagaggctgtatttttcaattgatcttcatgaatattggtcagaatgattgccttgatgaaatctaggccgagttcgaaaatgggtcatctcgagtcaaaaactaggtcactaggtcaaatcaaagaaaaaccttgtgtatgcgatagaggc
The genomic region above belongs to Mercenaria mercenaria strain notata chromosome 12, MADL_Memer_1, whole genome shotgun sequence and contains:
- the LOC123535362 gene encoding max-binding protein MNT-like isoform X3 is translated as MILQTRDQILRLPKESRQMKHNFKRSSRSDMPVSHGGSDNFFLRAGTREVHNKLEKNRRAHLKECFDFLKKNIPSLEDRRTSNLGILRSSLRYIQNLKRKEREFELEMQRFAHEKIVLQERMNTLKGELNKMNIDVDINAFVYLPENDNDSNSTSTATERGTPPPSDHDEQDDDEEEAENLAMESNSPTPKSPRKRKLSYKKEIPSNMIHTESFPKIALHSSANGMITKSSSAPTFSVPRPSPKKVIPITLSLSGPVPSPSLSVINTINPGPAAFEMSVTGKILEIPPVRTPVTQILHRTLQQRQQALLTQKMATNSSTVSKVASAPLTVAQLKSPPLSQPLPVVTMATTQLTAQPSMVVKDGIVSSTKLITSAVGTGASKVVSATSGVPTMSIPYYMASLQKIAHPVLVTSLMAPAVGLQSTSATVPSTSLIPTISSGTPALPVKTVSKPETITSLTLGNNNIRTLNNLPTIALVSTAKSETLPATTVATSLQSASIPIRPIFAPNILPGQQLAWPFVTIPRSNVLVSSTPVPSQAATVVATSTSQVTSHPLVSLAQLNQLTQMMTPMTVMSPGIQMAPSALTQAQLNSMFTSPLLKQFPLGIPSSLLQSGQVLGQQVLKPVVVVTVPNVMSQSSATLPSNTALVTSSL